In a genomic window of Occallatibacter riparius:
- a CDS encoding SDR family oxidoreductase, translating into MRKHEVVVITGASAGVGRAAVREFARHGAHVGLIARGRDGLEAAAREVEAFGGRALVLQADVADAQQLQAAADRVERELGPIDIWVNNAMASVFSPIREMTPEEFKRVTEVTYLGYVYGSLAALKYMLPRDRGTIVHVGSALAYRSIPLQAAYCASKHAILGFFAALRTELLHDGSNVQTTMVQMPALNTPQFGWVRSRLPRKAQPVPPIYQPEVAARLIYHAAHHPQRREWYGAWSVVKAVFGNKLVPSYADHYLAKQGYESQQYDGAADPHKPDNLYDPLPGDHGAHGAFNERAKTWSAEAWAEEHSGLLGTALSIGIAAAAWALLKRRAI; encoded by the coding sequence GTGAGAAAACATGAGGTAGTCGTCATCACAGGAGCCTCCGCCGGAGTAGGACGCGCCGCCGTTCGCGAGTTCGCGCGGCACGGAGCACACGTGGGGCTTATCGCGCGTGGACGCGATGGCTTAGAAGCCGCAGCGCGGGAGGTTGAAGCATTCGGCGGAAGAGCTCTTGTGCTGCAGGCCGACGTTGCAGATGCCCAGCAGCTGCAGGCAGCAGCCGATCGCGTCGAGCGCGAGCTCGGCCCCATTGACATCTGGGTGAACAACGCGATGGCATCGGTATTCTCTCCCATCCGAGAAATGACGCCGGAGGAGTTCAAGCGAGTAACGGAAGTGACCTATCTCGGCTACGTGTATGGATCGCTAGCCGCGCTGAAATACATGCTGCCGCGCGATCGCGGCACGATCGTCCATGTAGGCTCAGCACTCGCATACCGCAGCATCCCTCTGCAGGCGGCCTATTGCGCCTCAAAGCACGCCATCCTTGGCTTCTTTGCCGCTCTCCGCACCGAGCTGCTCCACGACGGCAGCAATGTCCAAACGACGATGGTTCAGATGCCGGCGCTGAACACACCGCAATTCGGATGGGTGCGCAGCCGTCTTCCTCGCAAGGCGCAGCCCGTTCCGCCCATCTATCAGCCCGAAGTCGCGGCGCGGCTCATCTATCACGCTGCCCATCATCCTCAGCGTCGCGAGTGGTACGGCGCGTGGTCCGTCGTGAAGGCTGTCTTCGGAAACAAGCTCGTGCCTTCCTATGCGGATCACTATCTGGCGAAGCAAGGCTATGAATCGCAGCAATACGACGGAGCCGCCGATCCCCATAAGCCCGACAATCTCTACGATCCTTTACCCGGCGATCACGGCGCGCATGGTGCCTTCAACGAGCGGGCAAAAACCTGGAGCGCTGAAGCATGGGCCGAAGAACACTCCGGGCTCCTAGGCACCGCGTTGAGCATCGGCATCGCGGCCGCAGCTTGGGCACTGCTCAAAAGGCGAGCAATTTAG
- a CDS encoding sensor histidine kinase, which produces MPESALRDAVDTKQIPEPPRISRAARQSFHLILRSAVGLGVVLATTFIFSRVVPLNATTAGFCFLVSILLIATKGGLVEATVASVAAMLCFNFFFLPPVGTFTIADPQNWIALFAFLATSLTASQLSARAKMRTLESEERRNEIERLYSLSRALLLIDTSLPIANQIVHQIFTTCGFFGIALYTRSSGEIYCVGLEQAEVEDKLRESAVRSAVLKGESSNLVVTPIRLGGEPIGSIALSGGEFSDAALQSLVNLVAIGLERANAQKAVTQAEVARQGEELKSTMLDALAHEFKTPLTSIKAVTSDLLSDSPNVLQPHQHELIEIVDESADRLSKLVSDAIQLARIEGGTFRLNLGTHFPRSLVNAALRQMKSLTEAREIRVDVPEELPPVRVDAELIQVVLTHLLDNSLKYSPSGSPIRIGGHLQDGKVILFLADKGKGIREEERERVFEKFYRGKSERHLQGTGMGLPIAREILRAHGEDITLTSGPEQGTEFSFGLPVAPGGSAE; this is translated from the coding sequence ATGCCTGAAAGTGCGCTCCGCGACGCTGTTGACACAAAGCAGATTCCGGAGCCGCCGAGGATCTCTCGCGCGGCACGGCAATCATTTCATTTGATTCTTCGCTCAGCAGTAGGCCTTGGTGTTGTCCTGGCGACGACGTTTATCTTCTCGCGGGTGGTGCCGCTGAATGCAACCACCGCAGGATTCTGCTTTCTGGTCTCCATTCTTCTGATTGCCACAAAGGGCGGACTGGTTGAAGCTACTGTCGCCTCAGTCGCGGCGATGCTCTGTTTCAACTTCTTCTTTCTGCCACCGGTCGGCACATTCACCATCGCCGATCCACAGAACTGGATTGCGCTGTTCGCGTTTCTGGCGACGTCGCTCACTGCGAGCCAATTATCGGCGCGGGCGAAGATGCGTACGCTGGAGTCGGAAGAGAGAAGGAATGAGATTGAGAGGCTCTACTCTCTCAGCCGGGCTCTGCTGCTGATCGACACGTCACTGCCGATAGCGAATCAGATTGTCCACCAGATATTCACCACCTGTGGATTCTTCGGAATCGCTCTTTATACCCGCTCCAGTGGAGAGATCTATTGCGTAGGGCTGGAGCAGGCAGAAGTGGAAGACAAGCTCCGCGAGTCCGCGGTGCGTTCCGCGGTGCTGAAGGGAGAGTCGTCTAATCTGGTTGTCACTCCGATTCGCCTCGGCGGAGAACCGATTGGCAGCATCGCGCTGAGCGGCGGGGAATTTTCTGACGCCGCTTTGCAGTCGCTGGTGAATCTGGTGGCCATTGGACTAGAGCGCGCCAACGCCCAAAAAGCCGTGACCCAGGCGGAGGTGGCGCGACAGGGTGAGGAACTCAAATCGACGATGCTGGACGCACTGGCGCACGAGTTCAAGACGCCGCTGACATCGATCAAGGCGGTCACCAGCGATCTGCTATCGGATTCACCGAACGTGCTTCAGCCGCATCAGCACGAACTAATTGAGATTGTGGACGAGTCTGCAGACAGGCTGTCGAAACTGGTGTCGGATGCCATTCAACTGGCGCGGATCGAAGGGGGAACATTTCGCCTCAACCTGGGCACGCATTTTCCACGATCACTGGTGAATGCCGCGCTGCGCCAGATGAAATCGCTAACTGAGGCACGCGAAATTCGCGTGGATGTTCCGGAAGAACTGCCGCCAGTGCGCGTGGATGCGGAGCTTATCCAAGTGGTGCTCACGCATTTACTCGACAACTCGCTCAAGTACTCTCCGTCTGGAAGCCCGATCCGGATCGGAGGGCATCTACAGGATGGCAAGGTCATCCTCTTCCTCGCCGACAAAGGTAAAGGTATTCGTGAAGAGGAGCGTGAAAGAGTCTTTGAGAAGTTCTATCGCGGCAAGAGTGAACGTCACCTGCAGGGGACCGGAATGGGACTTCCTATTGCGCGCGAGATACTGCGCGCGCATGGCGAAGACATTACGTTGACCAGCGGTCCGGAGCAGGGGACGGAGTTTTCATTCGGTCTTCCTGTAGCGCCGGGAGGATCCGCGGAATGA
- a CDS encoding response regulator transcription factor: MSARILVIDDDPQIRRVMRSTLTAHGYQVNDARTGEEGLEELRNSNYDLVLLDMNMPGMGGMETCRMIRSSSEIAIVMLTVNNAERQKVEALDAGADDYVTKPFSTPELLARIRATLRRLPQAPGQANLQPLVAEGVNLDLSSREVTVRGQTSRLTAREFELLSYLLARPNKTLAHRELLQAVWGPDYGDELEYLRVFINRLRKKLEPDPSKPRFLVTDAWAGYRFHLPQ, encoded by the coding sequence ATGAGTGCAAGGATTCTAGTCATCGATGACGATCCGCAGATTCGGCGCGTAATGCGTTCGACGCTCACCGCACACGGATACCAGGTGAACGATGCGCGCACAGGTGAAGAGGGGCTGGAAGAGCTCCGCAACAGCAACTACGATCTGGTGCTGCTCGACATGAACATGCCAGGAATGGGCGGCATGGAGACATGCCGGATGATCAGGTCGAGCTCCGAGATCGCCATCGTTATGCTCACGGTGAACAACGCAGAGCGGCAGAAGGTAGAAGCGCTCGACGCCGGGGCAGATGATTATGTGACCAAGCCGTTCAGCACGCCGGAACTGCTGGCGCGGATCCGCGCGACTCTTCGCCGATTACCGCAGGCGCCAGGCCAGGCGAATCTCCAGCCGCTTGTTGCAGAAGGCGTAAACCTGGATTTGTCGTCGCGCGAAGTGACCGTGCGCGGACAAACATCGCGCCTCACCGCGAGGGAGTTCGAACTGCTGTCCTATCTTCTGGCCAGGCCGAACAAAACGCTTGCGCATCGCGAGTTGCTGCAGGCTGTTTGGGGACCGGACTATGGTGATGAGCTCGAGTATCTGCGAGTGTTCATCAACCGGCTGCGAAAGAAGCTTGAGCCTGATCCATCGAAACCGCGCTTTCTGGTCACCGACGCCTGGGCAGGGTACCGGTTCCATCTTCCTCAATAG
- the kdpF gene encoding K(+)-transporting ATPase subunit F, producing the protein MEYAIAGIITVFLFAYLVYALLRPEKF; encoded by the coding sequence ATGGAATACGCCATTGCGGGGATCATCACGGTTTTTCTGTTTGCTTACCTGGTGTACGCGCTTCTGCGGCCCGAGAAATTCTGA
- the kdpA gene encoding potassium-transporting ATPase subunit KdpA, whose amino-acid sequence MTWIGIAQILTFFVIIVAITKPIGTFMFRVFEGQRTFLHPVLGPVERLVYRVSGIRENEEQTWVRYAASLLSLSIFSFLFVYFIQRLQGFLPLNPMHFSTPQAPAGATPMTPDLAMNTAASFMTNTNWQSYSPDTTMSYLTQMAALAVQNFVSAAAGIAVAVALIRGFARHTTKTIGNFWADVVRCTVYILLPVCMLTTLFFVSQGCIQNFKGPVTAQTLENGAQQVIEQGPLASQLSIKMLGTNGGGFFNANSAHPYENPNPASNFLQLILIFSLGAGLTYMFGKAVKDTRQGWAIFTAMSALFFVGVFVCYWAEQRGNPLVTKMGVAQTYDKSQPGGNMEGKELRFGIAQSTLFATVTTDASCGAINSWHDSFTPLGGLVPLFNIQTDEVIFGGVGAGLYSMLLYVIIAVFIGGLMVGRTPEYVGKKIEQKEVKMAIIAVLATSLCILLFTALSSVAPFAKGGYWNAPGAAVANTNNNGAHGLSEILYAYSSGAGNNGSAFAGINANTPWYNLTLALDMLVGRFLFIIPALAIAGSLASKKLIPVTSGTLPTHGTLFVVLILGTVVIVGALTYFPVLSLGPIVEHFQMLNGKLF is encoded by the coding sequence ATGACTTGGATTGGCATCGCACAGATTCTTACTTTCTTCGTCATCATTGTCGCCATCACGAAGCCAATTGGAACCTTCATGTTTCGTGTCTTCGAGGGCCAGCGCACATTTCTTCATCCAGTACTGGGGCCCGTGGAGCGCCTGGTCTATCGGGTTAGCGGCATTCGAGAAAACGAAGAGCAGACCTGGGTACGCTATGCGGCGTCGCTGCTCTCACTGAGCATATTCAGTTTTCTGTTCGTGTATTTTATCCAGCGGTTACAGGGCTTCTTGCCCCTGAATCCCATGCACTTCTCAACGCCGCAGGCCCCGGCGGGCGCCACGCCGATGACGCCCGACCTCGCCATGAATACGGCAGCCAGTTTCATGACCAACACCAACTGGCAGTCGTATTCGCCCGACACAACGATGAGCTATCTGACGCAGATGGCGGCGCTCGCCGTGCAGAACTTCGTGTCGGCGGCGGCGGGCATTGCGGTTGCGGTGGCACTGATCCGCGGATTCGCGCGGCACACCACGAAGACCATCGGCAACTTCTGGGCGGACGTGGTGCGCTGCACGGTTTACATCTTGCTGCCTGTTTGCATGCTGACCACGCTGTTCTTCGTTTCGCAGGGCTGCATTCAGAACTTCAAGGGACCGGTGACCGCACAGACCCTCGAAAACGGGGCGCAGCAGGTTATCGAACAGGGGCCGCTGGCGTCGCAGCTTTCCATCAAGATGCTGGGCACGAATGGCGGCGGATTCTTCAATGCCAACTCCGCGCACCCTTATGAGAATCCCAACCCGGCGTCGAACTTCCTGCAGCTGATCCTGATCTTCTCGTTGGGCGCTGGATTGACTTACATGTTTGGCAAGGCGGTGAAAGACACGAGACAGGGTTGGGCGATATTTACTGCCATGTCTGCGTTGTTCTTTGTCGGCGTCTTCGTCTGCTACTGGGCAGAGCAGCGCGGCAATCCATTGGTGACGAAGATGGGCGTGGCGCAGACGTACGACAAGAGCCAGCCCGGCGGCAACATGGAAGGCAAGGAACTCCGCTTCGGCATTGCGCAGTCGACGCTGTTCGCGACGGTCACTACGGACGCGAGCTGTGGCGCGATCAACAGCTGGCATGACAGCTTTACGCCGCTTGGGGGCCTGGTGCCGCTGTTCAACATCCAGACCGACGAGGTGATCTTCGGCGGTGTTGGCGCGGGGCTCTACAGCATGCTGCTCTATGTGATCATCGCGGTTTTCATCGGCGGATTGATGGTGGGGCGCACGCCGGAATATGTGGGCAAGAAGATTGAGCAGAAGGAAGTGAAGATGGCCATTATTGCCGTGCTGGCCACGTCCTTGTGCATTCTCCTCTTCACCGCGCTCAGCTCAGTCGCTCCGTTCGCAAAGGGCGGCTACTGGAATGCGCCGGGTGCAGCGGTAGCGAACACCAATAACAACGGCGCGCATGGACTCTCCGAGATCCTCTATGCGTACTCAAGCGGCGCCGGCAACAACGGCAGCGCGTTCGCGGGAATCAACGCAAACACGCCCTGGTACAACCTGACGCTTGCGCTCGATATGCTTGTGGGCCGCTTCCTCTTCATCATTCCGGCACTGGCTATCGCAGGCAGTCTCGCCTCAAAGAAGCTAATCCCTGTAACTAGCGGCACTTTGCCGACACACGGCACGCTGTTTGTGGTTCTGATTCTCGGCACAGTAGTGATTGTGGGCGCACTGACGTACTTTCCAGTGCTTTCGCTTGGCCCAATCGTTGAGCACTTCCAGATGCTCAACGGGAAGCTGTTTTGA
- the kdpB gene encoding potassium-transporting ATPase subunit KdpB, with protein sequence MPTMTVPTQEHKPEQREHDGAALISKGVRARPLFDPEILKRAIKESFVKLNPMVVAKNPVMFVVEVGAALTTVFVTKDAFAKTADTFFGVQIALWLWFTVLFANFAEAMAEARGKAQADALRKTKTDAIAHKILPNNKFEKVPASSLRAGDTVYCEAGQIIPGDGEVIEGIASVDESVITGESAPVIRESGGDRSAVTGGTKVLSDHITIRITSNPGETFLDRMIALVEGAVRQKTPNEIALNILIAGLTLIFLMAVATLPPFAKYSIAAVGGGVAPSVAVLVSLLVCLIPTTIGGLLSAIGIAGMDRVMQHNVLAMSGKAVEASGDVNTLLLDKTGTITLGNRQAVEFIPVDGVSATDLADAAQLSSLADETPEGRSVVVLAKEKYGLRGREVAEHEAHFIPFSAYTRMSGVDIDGRQLRKGATEAIAQFVVKAGGVVPKSLTEASDHISRHGGTPLAVADGARVLGVIHLKDIVKGGMKERLASLRTMGIRSVMITGDNPLTAAAIAQEAGVDDFLAQATPKDKLEYIRKEQAEGRLVAMTGDGTNDAPALAQADVGVAMNTGTMAAKEAGNMVDLDSNPTKLIEIVAIGKQLLITRGSLTTFSIANDVAKYFAIIPAMFAAIYPELNKLNIMGLHSPQSAVLSAVIFNAVIIIALVPLALRGVRYKPVSAGQMLTRNLLIYGLGGIIAPFPGIWLIDKLLAALHLA encoded by the coding sequence ATGCCGACTATGACGGTGCCGACGCAAGAACACAAGCCGGAACAGCGCGAGCATGATGGCGCAGCGCTCATCTCGAAAGGCGTGCGCGCGCGCCCTCTCTTCGATCCGGAGATCCTGAAACGCGCGATCAAGGAGTCGTTCGTAAAACTCAACCCGATGGTTGTGGCAAAGAATCCTGTGATGTTCGTGGTAGAAGTGGGTGCCGCGCTTACCACCGTTTTCGTTACCAAGGACGCATTCGCCAAGACCGCAGATACGTTCTTCGGCGTGCAGATTGCCTTGTGGCTGTGGTTCACGGTTCTCTTTGCGAACTTTGCTGAAGCCATGGCCGAGGCGCGCGGCAAAGCGCAGGCCGATGCGCTGCGCAAGACCAAGACGGATGCCATAGCGCACAAGATTCTGCCGAACAACAAGTTCGAAAAGGTGCCGGCATCCTCATTGCGCGCGGGCGATACAGTCTATTGCGAGGCGGGGCAGATCATCCCCGGCGATGGGGAGGTCATCGAAGGCATCGCCAGCGTGGATGAGTCGGTGATTACCGGCGAGAGCGCGCCTGTGATTCGCGAGTCTGGCGGTGATCGCAGCGCGGTTACGGGCGGCACGAAGGTTCTGTCCGATCACATCACCATTCGCATCACGTCGAACCCCGGCGAGACGTTCCTCGATCGCATGATCGCGCTGGTAGAAGGGGCGGTGCGGCAGAAGACACCCAACGAGATCGCGCTGAACATCCTGATCGCCGGACTCACGCTGATCTTCCTTATGGCGGTGGCGACGCTTCCGCCCTTTGCGAAGTATTCGATTGCGGCGGTCGGCGGAGGGGTCGCTCCCAGCGTTGCGGTCCTCGTATCGCTCTTGGTGTGCCTGATTCCGACAACGATTGGCGGACTTCTATCCGCGATCGGGATCGCCGGCATGGACCGCGTGATGCAGCACAATGTTCTGGCGATGAGCGGAAAGGCCGTTGAGGCCTCGGGCGACGTGAACACGCTGCTGCTCGACAAGACAGGCACTATCACGCTGGGTAACCGGCAGGCGGTTGAGTTCATTCCGGTGGACGGGGTGAGCGCGACGGATCTTGCCGATGCGGCGCAACTCTCAAGCCTCGCGGATGAAACTCCCGAAGGCCGCTCGGTTGTGGTGCTCGCGAAAGAGAAGTATGGCCTGCGCGGGCGCGAAGTTGCGGAGCACGAGGCGCACTTCATTCCCTTCTCCGCCTACACGCGGATGAGCGGCGTGGACATTGACGGGCGGCAGCTGCGCAAGGGTGCGACAGAGGCGATCGCGCAGTTCGTAGTGAAGGCCGGCGGTGTTGTGCCGAAGTCGCTTACAGAGGCGTCGGATCACATATCGCGGCACGGCGGTACTCCGCTGGCTGTGGCCGACGGCGCGAGGGTGCTGGGCGTAATCCACCTGAAGGACATCGTGAAGGGCGGCATGAAGGAGCGGCTTGCTTCGCTGCGGACGATGGGCATTCGCTCCGTCATGATCACTGGCGACAATCCGCTGACTGCAGCTGCGATTGCACAGGAAGCCGGTGTGGATGACTTTCTGGCACAGGCGACGCCGAAGGACAAGCTCGAGTACATCCGCAAAGAGCAGGCCGAGGGAAGGCTCGTCGCTATGACGGGCGACGGCACCAACGATGCTCCTGCGCTTGCCCAGGCCGATGTGGGTGTCGCGATGAATACGGGCACCATGGCGGCGAAGGAAGCCGGCAACATGGTGGATCTCGACAGCAATCCGACGAAGCTGATTGAGATCGTTGCCATCGGCAAGCAGTTGCTGATCACGCGCGGATCATTGACGACATTCTCGATTGCGAACGATGTGGCGAAATATTTCGCGATTATCCCGGCGATGTTCGCGGCAATTTATCCCGAGCTGAACAAGCTGAACATCATGGGACTGCATTCGCCTCAGAGCGCGGTGCTCTCGGCTGTGATCTTCAACGCGGTGATCATCATCGCGCTGGTGCCGCTCGCGCTGCGAGGTGTGCGGTACAAGCCCGTAAGCGCCGGCCAGATGCTGACGCGCAATCTGCTGATCTATGGGCTGGGCGGAATCATCGCGCCGTTCCCGGGAATATGGTTGATCGACAAGCTTTTGGCCGCTCTGCATCTGGCATAG
- a CDS encoding potassium-transporting ATPase subunit C: MIKELGPGLRLMIALTILTGLIYPVAMTGVSAAIFPKQANGSLVTQNGKVVGSSLIGQSFTRADYFHPRPSSAGTGYDATNSLGSNLGPTNAKLLYGTTKMDDKGKEIVDFDGLQDRIVHYCLDNNIAFTSSAPLDGFKDGQGNLDDVRLIKAFNDAKNPLVITPKTPIPSDAVTGSASGLDPHISPANAELQLGRVAAARGVEAGQVKALVAEATDKPALGFIGEPGVNVLMLNIALDQKFPAHK, translated from the coding sequence ATGATTAAGGAACTTGGACCGGGATTGCGCTTGATGATCGCATTGACTATCCTGACGGGCCTTATCTACCCCGTGGCAATGACCGGCGTCTCGGCAGCGATCTTCCCGAAGCAGGCGAATGGAAGCCTGGTGACGCAGAACGGCAAGGTTGTAGGGTCGAGTCTGATTGGGCAGTCGTTCACAAGAGCCGACTACTTTCATCCGCGGCCTTCGTCGGCGGGCACAGGATACGATGCCACCAACAGCCTTGGCTCGAACCTTGGCCCCACGAACGCCAAGCTGCTGTACGGGACGACGAAGATGGACGACAAAGGCAAAGAGATCGTCGACTTTGACGGCCTGCAGGATCGTATCGTTCACTATTGCCTCGACAACAACATTGCGTTTACGTCCTCGGCACCTCTCGACGGATTCAAGGACGGGCAGGGAAATCTGGATGACGTCAGGCTGATCAAGGCCTTTAACGATGCGAAGAACCCCCTGGTAATTACGCCGAAGACTCCGATTCCTTCTGACGCGGTGACTGGTTCGGCATCGGGACTTGATCCGCACATCAGTCCGGCGAACGCGGAGCTGCAACTGGGGCGAGTGGCAGCGGCGCGCGGCGTGGAGGCGGGCCAGGTTAAAGCGCTGGTCGCGGAGGCGACCGACAAACCCGCGCTTGGCTTCATCGGAGAACCTGGAGTTAACGTTCTGATGCTCAACATCGCGCTCGATCAGAAGTTTCCTGCGCACAAGTAA
- a CDS encoding histidine kinase, with protein sequence MFDDSRRRTPDELLADIELEERRKQRGKLKVFLGYASGVGKSFQMLDEGRRRRERGEDVVACALQPDYPEDVRRIIEHLEAIPTISSCGAEAIDVASVVERQPEVVLIDGLAYDNPAGCTNAHRWQDVEVLLKTGISVLTTVNVQYLENLQDEVERITGKRARYIIPREFLNNLADEITVVDAPSEESVLGGIEDTSARLAEKHKLSRLRELALLAAASVVDRQLESYLRSQGTEQTWGVQERILVCVTDEFDAAEMLESGRRNADRFQGEFFVLHCRYKPVSKEGREQLERNLQQARLLGAEVFTLVDSDVVTAILDFAMQRGVTQIFVGRSDAPRGFWTRVRGNLAVRLIRAAEGIDVIVYPHR encoded by the coding sequence ATGTTCGATGACTCACGCCGTCGTACTCCCGATGAGTTGCTGGCGGATATCGAATTGGAGGAACGCCGGAAGCAGCGCGGAAAGCTGAAGGTGTTTCTCGGATATGCCAGCGGCGTCGGGAAATCATTCCAGATGCTGGATGAGGGCCGTCGCCGAAGAGAGCGCGGCGAAGACGTCGTGGCATGCGCGCTACAGCCGGATTATCCGGAGGATGTTCGCCGTATCATCGAACACCTGGAGGCCATTCCCACCATTTCCAGCTGCGGAGCGGAGGCGATCGACGTTGCCTCAGTCGTAGAACGCCAGCCTGAGGTGGTACTCATCGATGGCCTTGCGTACGACAATCCTGCCGGATGCACGAATGCGCACCGTTGGCAGGATGTAGAGGTGCTGCTTAAGACGGGCATATCGGTATTGACGACCGTCAATGTGCAGTACCTCGAGAATCTGCAGGACGAGGTTGAACGGATCACCGGGAAGCGCGCTCGATACATCATTCCCCGCGAATTCCTGAACAATCTGGCCGACGAAATCACGGTGGTTGACGCGCCTTCAGAAGAGAGTGTCCTGGGCGGAATCGAAGATACTTCAGCGCGGCTTGCCGAAAAGCACAAGCTGTCGCGGCTGCGGGAACTGGCACTGCTGGCTGCGGCTTCAGTAGTCGATCGGCAGCTCGAGAGCTATTTGCGCTCGCAGGGCACTGAGCAGACGTGGGGCGTGCAGGAGCGGATTCTGGTCTGCGTCACAGATGAGTTCGACGCGGCTGAGATGCTGGAAAGTGGCCGCCGCAACGCGGATCGATTTCAGGGCGAGTTCTTCGTATTGCATTGCCGGTACAAGCCTGTTTCGAAGGAAGGGCGTGAGCAGCTAGAGAGGAATCTACAGCAGGCGCGCCTCCTCGGAGCCGAGGTATTCACGCTGGTAGATAGTGACGTGGTGACTGCGATCCTGGACTTCGCGATGCAGCGGGGAGTGACGCAGATTTTTGTTGGCCGCAGCGATGCGCCACGAGGCTTTTGGACGCGTGTGCGCGGTAACCTGGCGGTTCGGCTGATCAGGGCCGCGGAGGGGATCGATGTCATCGTTTACCCACACAGGTGA